In the Topomyia yanbarensis strain Yona2022 chromosome 3, ASM3024719v1, whole genome shotgun sequence genome, one interval contains:
- the LOC131691586 gene encoding small ribosomal subunit protein uS13, with the protein MSLVIPEKFQHILRVLSTNIDGKRTVPIALTAIKGVGRRYAHVVLKKADVDPFKRAGECSDEEVEKIVTIISNPRQYKIPDWFLNRQKDIIDGKYSQLTSANVDSKLREDLERLKKIRAHRGLRHYWGLRVRGQHTKTTGRRGRTVGVSKKK; encoded by the exons ATG TCGCTCGTGATCCCCGAGAAGTTCCAGCATATTCTTCGTGTGCTCAGCACCAACATTGACGGCAAGCGTACCGTTCCAATTGCGCTAACGGCCATCAAGGGTGTCGGTCGACGATACGCTCATGTCGTGCTGAAGAAGGCCGATGTGGACCCGTTCAAGCGCGCTGGTGAATGTTCCGATGAGGAG GTTGAAAAAATTGTCACCATCATCTCGAACCCTCGCCAGTACAAAATCCCCGATTGGTTCCTGAACAGACAGAAGGATATTATCGATGGCAAGTACTCGCAGCTGACGTCCGCCAACGTGGACTCGAAACTGCGTGAAGATTTGGAGCGACTGAAGAAGATTCGTGCCCACCGTGGTCTGCGTCACTACTGGGGTCTGCGAGTGCGAGGTCAGCACACCAAGACCACCGGTCGTCGTGGACGTACCGTTGGTGTCTCCAAGAAGAAGTAA
- the LOC131689597 gene encoding uncharacterized protein LOC131689597 translates to MLKELRAACDKRKLILTVTVPSHPSVIGKNYPVKDLENTANYVILCTTEFRKLKKTSLVAPLYSLKEGSSNSVDHHINAWKRAGLSGDKIVMVIQTNALTYKLHQPNEYRLGSPVAKMKIRPFYKICQKLYSGSLEVFEETGRCPYAFREQNWYSYENNKSIQGKVAYAVRHSLGGIGVFNYDEDDPFDWCGDGSHPVTRTVLASLHAAHRPMSDSTASIAQRSVADSDFDAFEGYAQLRVVDKDSQDDTDIQINNEDLSGYSKPQSSYVVRQIPPRLASTCTSRPACRTTITTTTTTRRPVPIPGCGSGDDDSSDVSPCSDEDEYDSSVILANSDQAFAALNSPVEGPNANHLFSEVAGPASSGPLFSEREPVVRIKPVPKSAQFDPQRSRIGIIATASHGSAAPVQPSGPLTNIVATATYQTTAAPNTLLAGANSMSQLLSLLSNQITQPVSTVCPYDGIIPDPRNPRYYYLCRKGLPMCDENRFSCADGYVFNPVSQKCAPLM, encoded by the exons ATGTTGAAAGAGTTGAGAGCGGCTTGTGAtaagagaaaactgattttaacgGTTACAGTTCCGAGTCATCCTTCTGTTATTGGGAAAAACTATCCCGTGAAAGATTTGGAAAACACAGcaaattatgtaattttgtgTACGACTGAATTCAGGAAATTGAAGAAAACATCACTAGTGGCACCTTTGTACTCGCTTAAAGAGGGATCATCCAACAGTGTG GACCACCACATCAACGCGTGGAAGCGTGCAGGGTTGAGTGGCGACAAAATTGTGATGGTTATTCAGACTAACGCCCTGACCTACAAACTTCACCAACCGAACGAGTACCGACTGGGGTCGCCAGTTGCGAAGATGAAGATTCGAccgttttacaaaatttgtcaGAAGCTGTACAGTGGTTCGCTGGAGGTATTCGAAGAAACGGGCCGTTGTCCTTATGCATTCCGCGAACAGAATTGGTATTCGTACGAGAACAATAAGTCGATCCAGGGGAAGGTTGCGTACGCAGTTAGACATTCACTGGGTGGAATTGGTGTGTTTAACTACGACGAAGATGATCCATTTGATTGGTGCGGGGATGGGTCACATCCGGTGACTCGAACGGTACTAGCTTCGTTACATGCGGCTCACAGACCAATGTCCGATAGTACGGCTTCAATTGCACAGCGAAGTGTTGCTGATTCCGATTTTGACGCTTTTGAAGGATACGCTCAACTTAGGGTTGTCGACAAGGATTCACAAGACGACACGGACattcaaataaataacgaaGATCTTAGTGGCTACAGCAAACCACAATCTTCGTATGTTGTTCGGCAAATACCACCGCGGCTTGCTTCCACGTGTACGAGTAGGCCAGCATGTCGTACAACAATTACTACCACAACTACCACCAGAAGACCAGTTCCTATACCAGGATGTGGAAGTGGGGATGATGATAGTTCTGATGTTTCACCGTGTAGCGATGAGGATGAGTATGACTCATCGGTGATACTAGCGAACTCGGATCAAGCCTTTGCAGCACTTAATTCCCCTGTGGAAGGTCCCAACGCAAACCATTTATTTTCGGAAGTTGCAGGACCAGCCAGTTCCGGTCCACTCTTTTCAGAGCGAGAACCTGTCGTGAGAATTAAACCTGTTCCGAAAAGTGCCCAATTTGATCCACAACGATCCCGGATAGGCATCATTGCAACAGCTAGTCATGGATCGGCAGCGCCTGTACAACCAAGCGGACCACTGACAAATATTGTTGCTACGGCAACATATCAAACTACTGCAGCTCCAAACACACTTCTTGCTGGCGCAAATAGCATGTCTCAACTTCTGTCCTTGCTGAGCAATCAGATTACTCAGCCAGTTTCTACAGTGTGTCCCTACGATGGAATTATTCCCGATCCGCGGAATCCTCGCTACTATTACTTGTGTCGGAAAGGACT CCCAATGTGCGACGAAAATAGATTCTCCTGTGCCGACGGATACGTGTTTAACCCGGTTAGTCAGAAGTGTGCCCCGCTCATGTAG
- the LOC131689596 gene encoding sialin-like, which produces MTLLKGGLPKRLIVAIMIFVACFTSFMLRVNMSISLLAMVHPTVYPTEANDTMQLDDQSTISNESSITNATMNNSSEAIYLSEKLEVPNYGPRYEWDQGTQGRILGAYFYGFMFTSLPAGLLAERFGPKLLVTFSFSASAIATALTPMLAEVGPWYVIASRAIVGVLAGFVYPALHNLISRWIPPNERGKVIACIAGGSTFGTVITWPIAGILTEKFGWAQAFYAPAVFILAVGVIWALLITDTPDKHRTITPTERKLIEDSFGNTISKTKSWPPLGKVLTSLPYLALMLLHYGNIWGMSFFITQAPKFMNEVLGFKLANAGFLSSLPYLARMFSGFFFGLIGDVIRQKDLMSTTAVRKFFCLFSHIIPGIFLIVLPFIAQDALVCVACIVACLGFNGSSTITNLVNAQDLAPNFAATLYGFLNFLGTTTGFIAPMLVAFFTSEKNTIAEWKYVFLISAGIYIVSGLIFMVFGSGKVQKWNEIKPKSTSSSAVAKEKENGATSRKNSLEIGEIKRLIHCSPSPSASMVQ; this is translated from the exons GTGGACTTCCGAAGCGGCTGATAGTCGCAATAATGATCTTCGTTGCGTGTTTTACATCCTTCATGTTACGTGTGAACATGTCAATCAGCCTGCTCGCCATGGTACACCCAACGGTGTACCCGACAGAAGCCAACGATACTATGCAGCTTGACGATCAGAGCACGATCAGCAATGAATCGTCCATTACTAATGCAACAATGAACAACTCTTCGGAAGCCATCTATTTGAGCGAAAAGTTAGAGGTCCCAAACTATGGGCCACGCTACGAGTGGGACCAGGGCACGCAAGGTCGGATTCTGGGAGCATATTTCTACGGATTCATGTTCACCTCGCTTCCGGCCGGACTTCTAGCGGAACGTTTTGGACCAAAACTACTGGTTACATTCTCCTTCTCTGCAAGTGCCATCGCTACCGCATTAACTCCCATGCTAGCTGAAGTGGGACCTTGGTACGTGATAGCCTCGCGAGCTATTGTAGGAGTGCTTGCAGGGTTCGTATATCCTGCTTTACATAACTTGATATCGCGATGGATTCCACCGAATGAACGCGGTAAAGTCATAGCTTGCATTGCCGGTGGCAGTACCTTTGGAACAGTAATTACGTGGCCAATAGCTGGCATACTGACGGAGAAGTTCGGTTGGGCACAAGCGTTCTATGCCCCAGCCGTGTTCATCCTAGCGGTCGGTGTAATATGGGCGCTACTGATTACGGATACGCCCGACAAACACCGTACGATAACCCCGACGGAGAGAAAACTGATTGAAGATTCCTTCGGAAACacaatatcgaaaacaaagtctTGGCCTCCACTTGGAAAAGTTCTAACTTCATTGCCATATTTAGCCCTGATGCTTCTACACTACGGAAACATCTGGGGAATGAGCTTCTTTATCACCCAAGCACCAAAGTTCATGAACGAGGTTCTCGGCTTTAAGCTGGCGAATGCCGGTTTTCTGTCTAGCCTGCCGTACTTGGCAAGAATGTTCTCCGGATTCTTTTTCGGGTTGATCGGTGATGTCATCCGACAGAAGGATCTCATGAGTACGACGGCTGTGCGCAAGTTTTTCTGTTTGTTCT CTCATATTATCCCGGGAATTTTTCTGATCGTTCTACCATTCATAGCCCAGGATGCACTCGTTTGTGTAGCGTGCATTGTGGCTTGCTTGGGTTTCAATGGGTCGTCCACCATCACCAACCTGGTCAACGCACAAGACCTCGCACCGAACTTTGCCGCGACATTGTACGGATTTTTGAACTTCCTGGGTACTACCACTGGATTCATAGCACCCATGCTAGTCGCTTTCTTCACATCAGAAAAG AATACAATCGCCGAATGGAAATACGTATTTCTGATCAGCGCTGGGATCTACATCGTAAGCGGTCTCATCTTCATGGTATTCGGATCCGGCAAGGTGCAAAAATGGAACGAAATCAAGCCAAAGTCTACGTCCTCGTCGGCAGTCGCAAAGGAGAAAGAAAATGGAGCAACGAGTAGAAAAAACAGTTTAGAAATTGGCGAAATCAAAAG GTTAATCCACTGCTCACCCTCGCCGTCGGCCTCTATGGTCCAATAG